From Candidatus Polarisedimenticolaceae bacterium, one genomic window encodes:
- a CDS encoding 2-oxo acid dehydrogenase subunit E2 has product MSTFGQNTGYVDELYARYLANRESVSEAWREFFEGWRPRAAVSPAARVETPEGAEPLRGIAAKIVENMQASLEVPTATSVRSIPTKLLEENRTLLNRHQEQVHAPKVSFTHLIAWAILRALDRHPAMNGAYASVDGAPHRIPRRGVNLGLAIDVEKKGERVLVVPNVKDAERLDFPAFTAAYDAMVAKAREHRLAVEDFQGTTVSLTNPGMLGTSLSVPRLMQGQGTIVGTGAIGYPPEYAGMSPEWIARLGLSKVMTLTSTYDHRVIQGAESGAFLATVEKLLLGHDGFYDRIFAELRVPHEPARWSGDQNPGAGRAGNLDAIEKQAGVLQLIRAYRVRGHLSARIDPLGTPGLKQPELELSHYGLTVWDLDREFVCELAGHRAVRKLRGIVDVLRETYCRHVGVEYMHIQEPEIRKWIAERLETDRPSAPPDAQRQRRILATLNAAEAFEKFLHSTYVGHKRFSLEGAETLVPMLDVLLDDAAEAGIVEAVIGMAHRGRLN; this is encoded by the coding sequence ATGAGCACCTTCGGCCAGAACACCGGGTACGTGGACGAGCTGTACGCGCGCTACCTCGCGAACCGCGAGAGCGTCAGCGAGGCCTGGCGGGAGTTCTTCGAGGGGTGGCGCCCCCGTGCGGCGGTGTCCCCCGCCGCCCGGGTGGAGACCCCCGAGGGGGCCGAGCCGCTGCGCGGAATCGCGGCGAAGATCGTCGAGAACATGCAGGCGAGCCTCGAGGTTCCGACGGCGACCTCGGTGCGCTCCATCCCAACGAAGCTGCTCGAGGAGAACCGCACCCTCCTCAACCGTCACCAGGAGCAGGTCCACGCCCCGAAGGTCTCGTTCACGCACCTGATCGCGTGGGCGATCCTCCGCGCCCTCGACCGGCACCCCGCGATGAACGGCGCCTACGCCTCGGTCGACGGCGCGCCGCACCGGATCCCCCGGCGGGGGGTGAACCTCGGCCTCGCGATCGACGTCGAGAAGAAGGGCGAGCGCGTGTTGGTCGTCCCGAACGTCAAGGACGCCGAGCGCCTCGACTTCCCCGCCTTCACGGCGGCCTACGACGCGATGGTGGCGAAGGCCCGCGAGCACCGCCTCGCCGTCGAGGACTTCCAGGGGACGACCGTCTCGCTCACCAATCCCGGGATGCTCGGGACGTCGCTCTCCGTCCCCCGCCTCATGCAGGGACAGGGAACGATCGTCGGAACGGGGGCGATCGGGTACCCCCCCGAATACGCGGGGATGTCCCCGGAGTGGATCGCGCGACTGGGACTCTCGAAGGTCATGACCCTGACGAGCACCTACGACCATCGCGTGATCCAGGGTGCGGAGTCGGGGGCGTTCCTCGCGACCGTCGAGAAGCTCCTCCTCGGCCACGACGGGTTCTACGACCGGATCTTCGCCGAGCTGCGCGTCCCCCACGAGCCCGCGCGCTGGTCGGGAGACCAGAATCCCGGCGCGGGGCGAGCGGGGAATCTCGACGCGATCGAGAAACAGGCCGGGGTCCTCCAGCTGATCCGGGCCTACCGCGTCCGCGGCCATCTCTCGGCGCGCATCGATCCGCTCGGCACGCCGGGGCTCAAGCAACCCGAGCTGGAGCTCTCCCACTACGGCCTGACCGTGTGGGACCTCGACCGCGAGTTCGTGTGCGAGCTCGCCGGACACCGGGCGGTGCGCAAGCTGCGCGGGATCGTGGACGTCCTTCGGGAGACCTACTGCCGCCACGTCGGCGTCGAATACATGCACATCCAGGAGCCGGAGATCCGGAAGTGGATCGCCGAGCGCCTGGAGACCGACCGCCCCTCCGCACCTCCCGACGCGCAGCGCCAGCGCAGGATCCTCGCCACCCTCAACGCCGCCGAGGCGTTCGAGAAGTTCCTGCATTCGACCTACGTCGGCCACAAGCGTTTCTCCCTCGAGGGGGCCGAGACGCTCGTGCCGATGCTCGACGTGCTCCTCGACGACGCCGCCGAGGCGGGGATCGTCGAGGCGGTGATCGGGATGGCTCACCGCGGCCGCCTCAAC